A window of Onychomys torridus chromosome 15, mOncTor1.1, whole genome shotgun sequence genomic DNA:
AAGGGGTCAAATCCCCTCCCACCGCCCTGCGCCCCGCCCCGAACTCTCGGTTTGCCAAGTCTACTTCCGCCCCGGGCGGGCGGTAGTGCTCTGGATCCCCTACAGGTTGGGGTGAGGAGATGAAAAGAAGGACTTCAACTGTTCGGACTCAGGGTGACCCGCCCGTGAGGCCCGGTGCCTAAGATGTTGTGGCTCTTTAGTTTGCCATGGAATTCTGATCAGGTTCCTGGCTCCCCAGAGGGGTTCCTCACAGCTTCAGACAACCTCTCCCTTCTCACCCATAGAacactcttctccctccctctgctctttgCCCTCCACACCCTAGCTCCTCCTCGcccccccccttcccttcctccgcTCAAGGCCTCTTCTCCCTGTTCTTTATCCCTAGGTTTGGTGGCCTCTCTGATGTCCTTACAAGTCCGccctctttctccccttccaGGCTTCTTCGagatctctctcctcctctccctttctcaccTCATCTTCACCCCCTGGTCTATCCCTGTTTCCCTACCTAAAGCCAGCCCCCCACTCTTGGAACTGAGTATTGAGTGAGACCAATAGGAGATGGGTTGGAGTCTGTGGGCCTTGGGGAAGTTTGGGGAGAGTCGGGGATCTGAGCTAAGCTAGGAAGAATTAAAGGAGGATTTCTAGCTGAGTCTCCAGAAGCTGTGGCCTCAGACGCCTTGGTTTTTACAGAACAGTTTCGAGTCCAAGGATGGCACAGGATCTTCACACGCTGGCCTAGCACCCACCGCAGCTGCAGCCTACTACCCTTACGAGCCAGCTCTGGGCCAGTACCCGTATGACAGGTGAGGAATcagacctccctcctcccccactgccAGTACAGTATCAGCTACTCCACCCttaaccactaccaccaccaggcaccctcctgggaggtggggaggaccaGAAGAGGGGGTGATTCCCTGAAGCAGGTCTATCGTACCCTACCACACTCATCGTACTGTTGGGAATGTGGAAATTCTGCCACTGCTGTGAGTTTTCAAGCAAATTGATTCTAGAAAGCTCAGTCCACTAGGCTGCTTTCTTGAAGGGCCAGAGGCACCTCTATGCCTCAAGAAGCTCAACCCAGATAGGTGTCTGAGCTCGGGCCATAAGCTAAGCCCTACAGTGGGAATCAAAAGACAAAGGCCCTTGGCCCTTGGTGCCCATGCTGGGAACAGCCCATCATTTATTCCATCTTCCTATGGGACCATTACCAGTTCAACCAAAAGCCCTGAACCTGGTTCCCCGGtgctcctcctctgtctctgggCACAGGTTCCCAGGTGCTGGTAAACAGATCCGTGATACCTTTTTATGGTTTGCGGATCAAGATGGTAAGAGGGAAGCCCCACAGAGGAAATCAAAGAAATGTGTCTACAGAGTGACAGAAGCCATGACCTACTCCCTGTCATTTTAATGACATTATCTTCGCCCCTGGCCCACAAAAGGCAAGGCATTGCCCATAAGTGCAACCCAACCCAGGGAGGCACAACCTGTCCCTATGCCCCGCACCTGCTCGCTCCGCGTGATCTCCCGGGCCCGGACTGGCACCCCATTGCAGAGCCTGTCTCCAGGTATGGAACCGTGGACAGCGGCACACGGCGCAAGAATGCAACCCGAGAGACCACCAGCACGCTGAAGGCCTGGCTGCAGGAGCACAGGAAGAACCCGTATCCTACCAAGGGAGAGAAGATCATGTTGGCCATCATCACCAAGATGACCCTCACACAAGTCTCCACCTGGTTCGCTAACGCGCGCCGGCgcctcaaaaaggaaaacaagatgaCCTGGCCACCTCGAAATAAGTGTGCAGACGAGAAGCGGCCCTATGGAGAGGGTGAGGAGGGGGAGGCTGTCGAGGAGGAGTCACGGGAGGAGCCTCTCAAGAGTGCCAAGAGTGAAGGTGGGTTGGAGATTctataatggttttttttttgggggggggggtctctggaAGCTGTCGGGTGGCAAATAGAAAGCCTTGGGGCCTGGGCAGCAAATGAATGAACTGGTAAACAGTCAGACCTGGTTCCTGGGGAGTGGAAACTGAGGTGGTACCATGTGAGCATGCTTAAAGTCAAGTCAAAAAGCATTTCATACTCCACTGAATCCAAATCTGCCCAGCTGGTGTTACTAGTTCAAGACTTGGGCCCTAGTGATGggagaggaaaacagagaaagggcTGGGCTATTAACTAGTTAGGGGTAAGGTCCCATTAACTCTGGTCTTAGGATACAAGGAAGCTAGTTATACCATCTTGTCTCCCTCCACTGGCCACGTGTTGTCGTGTTGTCGCCTGACAGGTCCCGTTGGCAAAGATGACAAGGAGCTAGAACTCAGTGACCTGGAAGATTTCGACCCTCTGGATGCAGAGACCTCAGAGTGCGATCTGAAGACGCCCTTCCAGCCCCTAGACAGTGGACCAGAGAGGATTCCTGCCTCATCCgatggccctggccctggccctggcaaGGAGGCCTCCGCCACACTCCGGATGCCTCTGGGCACCACTGGTGGAGCTGCCATAGATGAGGACCTGGAGAGGGGCCGGAGCTGCCTCCGGAGCACAGTGGTTGCGCCAGACTCTGGCTCCGAGGGCGGCCCCCAAGCCAAACTGAGCTTTGCAGCGGCAGGGGCGCCGCCGAGCCTTGAGACAAAGCCGCGCATCTGGTCCTTGGCGCACACAGCCACTGCTGCTGCAGCTACAGCTCTGAGTCAGACTGAGTTTCCCTCCTGCATGCTGAAACGCCAAGGTCCCACGAGTGCATCCTCGGCGCCGCCGTCGTCCTCACCTGCAGTCTCAGCCCCTTCAGGAGTCCTGGAAAGGCACCAGGACTCCCCAGTAACTAGTCTCAGAAACTGGGTGGACGGGGTGTTTCACGACCCCATCCTTAGGCACAGCACTTTGAACCAGGCCTGGGCCACCGCTAAGGGCGCACTTCTGGATCCCGGTCCTCTAGGACGCTCTCTGGGGGCGGGCACCAACGTACTGGCTACGCCCCTGGCTTGCTCCTTCCCGCCCGCGGTGTCCCCTGACGCTCCATCTGCGGGGGCTGCCCGGGAGCTGCTGCCTACGCCCAAGGCCGGGGGCAAACCCTTCTGCACTTAACACCCACCTGCACAGTGGAGAAGGGAACTGGCGCTCAGGCTGCAGGCGCTGACTCTGGACTGTTTTTAATGGGTTTCCAAAGGAAGGCGGGCATTTCCAAGCCAAGGATGCCAACCCATCTGAGGcagaggatttgaactcaggctccAGAGCTATGGAAGAACCCTCTCGCATTCTATCACCAGGATTCACCTGATCTTGCGT
This region includes:
- the Irx4 gene encoding iroquois-class homeodomain protein IRX-4 gives rise to the protein MSYPQFGYPYSSAPQFLMTTNSLSTCCESGSRTLADSGPAASAQAPVYCPVYESRLLATARHELNSAAALGVYGSPYGSSQGYGNYVTYGSEASAFYSLNSFESKDGTGSSHAGLAPTAAAAYYPYEPALGQYPYDRYGTVDSGTRRKNATRETTSTLKAWLQEHRKNPYPTKGEKIMLAIITKMTLTQVSTWFANARRRLKKENKMTWPPRNKCADEKRPYGEGEEGEAVEEESREEPLKSAKSEGPVGKDDKELELSDLEDFDPLDAETSECDLKTPFQPLDSGPERIPASSDGPGPGPGKEASATLRMPLGTTGGAAIDEDLERGRSCLRSTVVAPDSGSEGGPQAKLSFAAAGAPPSLETKPRIWSLAHTATAAAATALSQTEFPSCMLKRQGPTSASSAPPSSSPAVSAPSGVLERHQDSPVTSLRNWVDGVFHDPILRHSTLNQAWATAKGALLDPGPLGRSLGAGTNVLATPLACSFPPAVSPDAPSAGAARELLPTPKAGGKPFCT